The Deinococcus detaillensis genomic interval TGCGGATGCCGCGTGCCAGCCGTCCGACCACCACCTGCGTGGTATCCAGAATCGGCAGGGCCATAATCAGCAGCGGCACCAACAAGCTGGCCCCCGCGCTGATCTTGAGGGTGCCGAGCAAGCTGACAGCGGCCAGCGTGTAGCCGAACAAGGTCGAACCATTGCCCATGATGATGCTGCTGGGGTTGAAGTTGTGGCGCAGATACCCCAGCGCCGAGCCCGCCAGACCCGCCAGCAAAATGACGGCGGCGGCCCTATCGGTAAACTGCGCCGCCGTGACCAGCAGCACCATGCTGGCAATAAACGCCACGCCGCCCACCACACCGTCCACGCCGTCGAGCAGGTTCATGGCGTTGGTCAGGCCGACCACCCAGATGACGGTCAGGAAAATACTGAGGATATTGGCCACGTTGCCGTCCAGGACGGGCAAAAAGGGAATGGCGTTGAAGTCGATTCTGAGACCGTTGACCAGCAGCAGCACCGCTGAGAGAAGCTGTACTCCCAGCCGGAACAGAGGCGACAGACCGTACTGATCGTCGATAAAGCCCACCAACATCAGCAGCGTCGCGCCCAGCAAGATCGCCAGCACCTGAATATTGACGTGCTCGATGACAATGGGCCGCAGCGCCCAGCCCACCACGATGCTGATGACAAAGCCCGCAAAAATCGCCAGCCCGCCCGCGTTGGGCAGCGGCACGGTGTTGAGGCGGCGCTCGTTGGGCATATCGGCCCAGCCGACCCTCAGCGCGAAGTCCCGAACCGGCGGAATGAAGCGCCAAGTGATCACGGCAGCCGTGACAAACGTGAGCAGCACGGCCAGAAAGCCGCGTCCGAAAAGGTCGGCAATGCCGAGATGCTGGGCGAAGATGCGAAGTTGATCCATAACTTGGGTTCAGTCTACGCGGGCAGCGTGAGGGATGTGGCTCGCGGTGTGTGTGAAACGCAAAAGTCCACTTCTCGCTCCTAACCTTTGCGCGAAGCACAAGCCGCGCTGCCTCCCACCTTTTGGCTACTTCGTTCCGTAAATTCGGTCGCCCGCGTCGCCCAGTCCCGGCACGATGTAGCCGTGATCGTTCAGGCCCGTGTCAATCGCTGCCGTGACGATTTCCACTTCAGGGTGAGCGGCGTGAACGGCGGCTATGCCCTCCGGTACGCTGAGAATGGTCATCAGTTTGATGGTCTGCGCTCCAGCGTCCTTGAGGGTCTGAATGGCCGCCACCGCCGAGCCGCCAGTTGCCAGCATCGGATCAGTCACGAAAACGCGGCGCTCGGCGATGTCTTGGGGGAGTTTGGAATAGTAGGCCACCGGTTTAAGGGTCTGCGGGTCGCGGTAAAGGCCGATGTGGCCGACTTTGGCCGCCGGAACGAGCTGCACAATCGCGTCGGCCATAATCAGCCCGGCCCGCAAAATCGCCACCAGCGCCAGCTTTTTGCCGCTGAGCATCGGGAACTCGGCGGTTTCTATCGGTGTGCTCAGCGTTTGCGGAGCCGTCTCCAGGTCGCGCATGGCCTCGTAAGCCAGCAGCAAGCTGATTTCG includes:
- a CDS encoding MraY family glycosyltransferase, whose translation is MDQLRIFAQHLGIADLFGRGFLAVLLTFVTAAVITWRFIPPVRDFALRVGWADMPNERRLNTVPLPNAGGLAIFAGFVISIVVGWALRPIVIEHVNIQVLAILLGATLLMLVGFIDDQYGLSPLFRLGVQLLSAVLLLVNGLRIDFNAIPFLPVLDGNVANILSIFLTVIWVVGLTNAMNLLDGVDGVVGGVAFIASMVLLVTAAQFTDRAAAVILLAGLAGSALGYLRHNFNPSSIIMGNGSTLFGYTLAAVSLLGTLKISAGASLLVPLLIMALPILDTTQVVVGRLARGIRNPLAHPDKTHLHHRVLARTGNARRTSVALWTVALLCGVAGMFAQGIAPLTVLLTAVFIGGSLWFVAARRIRAQIIEAAQGRRELN
- the upp gene encoding uracil phosphoribosyltransferase, with the protein product MTKASSSPSKSTLSKVTVADHPLILHKLSRMRDVETGVKEFRELAGEISLLLAYEAMRDLETAPQTLSTPIETAEFPMLSGKKLALVAILRAGLIMADAIVQLVPAAKVGHIGLYRDPQTLKPVAYYSKLPQDIAERRVFVTDPMLATGGSAVAAIQTLKDAGAQTIKLMTILSVPEGIAAVHAAHPEVEIVTAAIDTGLNDHGYIVPGLGDAGDRIYGTK